In one window of Skermanella rosea DNA:
- a CDS encoding DsbA family oxidoreductase, protein MIVEIYSDLICPWCYIGKRRLELALAERPRLPLERRWQPYELNPDMAPAGIDRIAYLAAKFGGIERARQVYGVIEETAAKDGIPIRLDRIRRTPNTLAAHRLVRLAGRSGLADVMTDLLFNAYFIESLDIGDRDVLLAKAAQAGLDPDLTRDYLASNLDVAAIRATESVARQLGIQAVPCFIFNRRYALAGAQEPTAFMPLLDLAAEEVDAVAQPVTPRA, encoded by the coding sequence ATGATAGTGGAGATATATTCCGACCTGATCTGTCCGTGGTGCTATATCGGCAAGCGCCGGCTGGAGCTCGCCCTCGCGGAGCGGCCCAGGCTGCCGCTGGAACGCCGCTGGCAGCCCTACGAGCTCAACCCGGACATGGCGCCGGCCGGGATCGACCGCATAGCCTATCTCGCCGCGAAGTTCGGCGGCATCGAGCGGGCCCGGCAGGTCTACGGCGTGATCGAGGAGACCGCGGCCAAGGACGGCATCCCGATCCGGCTGGACCGCATCCGACGCACGCCCAACACGCTGGCGGCGCACAGGCTGGTCCGGCTGGCCGGCCGATCGGGGCTGGCCGACGTCATGACCGACCTGCTGTTCAACGCCTACTTCATCGAAAGCCTGGACATCGGCGACCGCGACGTCCTGCTGGCCAAGGCGGCGCAGGCCGGCCTCGACCCGGACCTGACCCGCGACTATCTGGCCAGCAACCTGGACGTGGCGGCGATCCGGGCGACGGAGTCGGTTGCCCGGCAACTGGGCATCCAGGCCGTGCCCTGCTTCATCTTCAACCGGCGCTATGCGCTTGCCGGCGCCCAGGAGCCGACCGCCTTCATGCCGCTGCTCGACCTCGCGGCGGAGGAGGTCGATGCGGTGGCCCAGCCGGTCACCCCCCGGGCCTGA
- the mfd gene encoding transcription-repair coupling factor — protein MIKIKLDPGQPSRLLIAGAPEGQDARVLADIAKRRGPSGLLHVALDDQRMARLAEAVGFFAPEIELVQIPAWDCLPYDRVSPNVDIVSRRVEGLTRLIEPGKGRPRLVLTTVNALLQKVPPRGTFAHATFRAGVGDRIDLDRLQAYLAHNGYTRAQTVREPGEFAIRGGIVDLFPPGTEEPLRLDLFGDELEGVRAFDPMSQRTTEKRDGIALKPMSEVFLDEQSIARFRSGYRELFGVVLDEDPLYEAVSAGRKHGGMEHWLPLFHSGMETILDYVHDAVVTLDPQAEEARDSRLAQIADFYHARKTLQAVEKKANNPVYKPLPPEMLYLDEDGWNALLGVRAVGQLMPFALAEGQPGVDAGGRRGRDFADARAKPDVNVFDALKSHIEELQKHDRRCVVAGYSQGARDRLLTVLRDHGIERVEVCESWEGARRLDRRTTALIVLGIETGFAAPDVAVITEQDILGDRLARPTKKRRRSANFIAELSSLSEGDLVVHVDHGIGRYDGLETLQVTGAPHDCLRLIYEGGDKLYLPVENIELLSRYGSEDSAQLDKLGGVGWQGRKARVKKRLKDMAEALLKIAAERELRRGTPVSAPDGIYAEFAARFPYPETEDQLRAIEEVLEDLQSGRPMDRLVCGDVGFGKTEVALRAAFIAALSGMQVAVVVPTTLLARQHSRTFEKRFAGLPVRIGQLSRLVSAKEQKLVKEGLAAGTIDIVIGTHALLSKTVQFKDLGMVIVDEEQHFGVKQKERLKQLRADVHVLTLTATPIPRTLQMALAGVRELSLIATPPVDRLAVRTFVLPYDPVVIREAILREHYRGGQTYYVCPRLEDLPRVYERLQELVPEVKVVMAHGQMAATQLEEVMTAFDDGQFNVLLATNIVESGLDVPNANTMIIHRSDLFGLAQLYQLRGRIGRSKVRGYAYLTYAPRTVLSATATQRLHVIETLDSLGAGFQLASHDMDIRGAGNLLGEEQSGHIKEVGVELYQHMLEEAVATARSGAGAAADSEDTWTPTINLGMPVLIPEAYIADLNVRLGLYRRISELVDRSEIDSFAAELIDRFGPLPPEVENLLNVMTIKQLCRTAGVERVDAGPKGAVLSFHKNSFARPDQLVIFIGKQAATMKLRPDHKLVYTRTWDDTATRVKGVQRLMQDLAKLAA, from the coding sequence TTGATAAAGATCAAACTAGACCCCGGCCAACCGTCCCGCCTGCTGATCGCCGGTGCGCCGGAAGGGCAGGACGCCCGAGTCCTCGCCGACATCGCGAAGCGCCGCGGTCCTTCCGGGCTGCTGCACGTGGCGCTGGACGACCAGCGGATGGCCCGCCTGGCCGAGGCGGTCGGCTTCTTCGCGCCCGAGATCGAGCTCGTGCAGATCCCGGCCTGGGACTGCCTGCCCTACGACCGCGTTTCGCCCAACGTCGATATCGTCAGCCGCCGGGTCGAGGGGCTGACCCGCCTGATCGAGCCCGGCAAGGGTCGGCCCAGGCTGGTGCTGACCACGGTCAACGCGCTGCTCCAGAAGGTGCCGCCGCGCGGGACCTTCGCGCATGCCACCTTCCGCGCCGGCGTCGGCGACCGCATCGACCTGGACAGGCTGCAGGCCTATCTGGCCCACAACGGCTATACCCGCGCGCAGACCGTGCGGGAGCCGGGCGAGTTCGCGATCCGCGGCGGCATCGTCGACCTGTTCCCGCCCGGCACCGAGGAGCCGCTTCGGCTCGACCTGTTCGGCGACGAGCTGGAGGGGGTGCGCGCCTTCGACCCGATGAGCCAGCGGACCACCGAGAAGCGCGACGGCATCGCCCTGAAGCCGATGTCGGAGGTCTTTCTGGACGAGCAGTCGATCGCCCGCTTCCGCTCGGGCTATCGCGAGCTGTTCGGCGTCGTGCTGGACGAGGACCCGCTGTACGAAGCGGTCAGCGCCGGGCGCAAGCATGGCGGCATGGAGCACTGGCTGCCGCTGTTCCATTCCGGCATGGAAACGATCCTGGACTATGTGCATGACGCGGTCGTGACGCTCGATCCGCAGGCGGAAGAGGCGCGGGATTCCCGGCTGGCGCAGATCGCCGACTTCTACCATGCGCGCAAGACGCTGCAGGCGGTGGAGAAGAAGGCCAACAATCCCGTCTACAAGCCGCTGCCGCCGGAGATGCTGTACCTGGACGAGGACGGCTGGAACGCTCTGCTGGGCGTGCGGGCGGTAGGCCAACTGATGCCCTTCGCGCTGGCCGAGGGGCAGCCGGGGGTGGATGCCGGCGGACGGCGCGGCCGGGACTTCGCCGACGCCCGGGCCAAGCCCGACGTCAACGTGTTCGACGCGCTGAAATCGCACATCGAGGAGCTTCAGAAGCACGACCGGCGCTGCGTCGTCGCCGGCTACAGCCAGGGCGCGCGCGACCGGCTGCTGACCGTTCTGCGCGACCACGGCATCGAGCGGGTCGAGGTCTGCGAGAGCTGGGAGGGGGCGAGGCGGCTCGACCGGCGCACCACCGCGCTGATCGTGCTGGGGATCGAGACCGGCTTCGCCGCGCCCGACGTGGCGGTGATCACCGAGCAGGACATCCTGGGCGATCGGCTGGCCCGGCCCACCAAGAAACGCCGCCGGTCCGCCAACTTCATCGCCGAGCTGTCGAGCCTGAGCGAGGGCGACCTGGTCGTCCACGTCGATCACGGCATCGGACGCTACGACGGCCTGGAGACGCTCCAGGTGACGGGCGCGCCGCACGACTGCCTGCGTCTGATCTACGAGGGCGGCGACAAGCTCTATCTCCCGGTCGAGAACATCGAGCTGCTGTCGCGCTACGGGTCGGAGGACAGCGCCCAGCTTGACAAGCTGGGGGGCGTCGGCTGGCAGGGCCGCAAGGCCCGGGTCAAGAAGCGCCTGAAGGACATGGCCGAGGCGCTGCTGAAGATCGCGGCCGAGCGGGAGCTGCGCCGGGGCACGCCTGTTTCGGCACCTGACGGGATCTATGCCGAATTCGCGGCGCGGTTCCCCTATCCCGAGACGGAAGACCAGCTCCGCGCGATCGAGGAGGTGCTGGAGGACCTGCAGTCCGGCCGGCCGATGGACAGGCTGGTGTGCGGCGACGTGGGCTTCGGCAAGACCGAGGTCGCCCTGCGCGCCGCCTTCATCGCCGCGCTGTCCGGCATGCAGGTCGCCGTCGTGGTGCCGACCACGCTGCTGGCGCGCCAGCACTCTCGCACCTTCGAGAAGCGGTTCGCCGGCCTGCCGGTCCGGATCGGCCAGCTCTCCCGCCTCGTGTCAGCGAAGGAACAGAAGCTTGTCAAGGAAGGTCTCGCCGCCGGAACGATCGACATCGTGATCGGGACCCACGCGCTGCTGTCCAAGACGGTGCAGTTCAAGGACCTGGGCATGGTGATCGTGGACGAGGAGCAGCATTTCGGCGTGAAGCAGAAGGAACGGCTGAAGCAACTCCGCGCCGACGTCCATGTGTTGACCCTGACCGCGACGCCGATCCCGCGGACGCTACAGATGGCCCTGGCCGGGGTGCGTGAGCTGAGCCTGATCGCGACGCCGCCGGTGGACCGGCTGGCGGTGCGGACCTTCGTGCTGCCCTACGATCCGGTGGTGATCCGGGAGGCGATCCTGCGCGAGCATTACCGCGGCGGCCAGACCTATTATGTCTGCCCGCGGCTGGAGGACCTGCCGCGCGTCTACGAGCGGCTTCAGGAGCTGGTGCCGGAGGTCAAGGTCGTGATGGCCCACGGCCAGATGGCGGCGACCCAGCTGGAGGAGGTCATGACGGCCTTCGACGACGGACAGTTCAACGTGCTGCTGGCGACCAACATCGTCGAATCGGGCCTGGACGTGCCGAACGCCAACACGATGATCATCCACCGTTCCGACCTGTTCGGCCTGGCCCAGCTCTACCAGCTGCGCGGCCGGATCGGCCGGTCGAAGGTCCGGGGATACGCCTACCTGACCTATGCGCCCCGGACCGTCCTGTCCGCCACCGCGACCCAGCGGCTGCACGTGATCGAGACGCTGGACAGCCTGGGCGCCGGCTTCCAGCTCGCCAGCCACGACATGGACATCCGCGGCGCCGGCAACCTGCTGGGCGAGGAGCAGTCGGGACATATCAAGGAGGTCGGCGTCGAGCTGTACCAGCACATGCTGGAGGAGGCGGTCGCGACCGCCCGCAGCGGCGCCGGTGCCGCCGCGGACTCGGAGGACACCTGGACCCCGACGATCAACCTGGGCATGCCGGTCCTGATCCCGGAGGCGTACATCGCGGACCTGAACGTACGGCTGGGGCTGTACCGCCGGATCTCGGAACTGGTGGACCGGAGCGAGATCGACAGCTTCGCGGCGGAACTGATCGACCGTTTCGGGCCGCTGCCGCCGGAGGTGGAGAACCTGCTGAACGTCATGACGATCAAGCAGCTCTGCCGCACCGCCGGGGTCGAGCGGGTCGACGCCGGGCCGAAGGGCGCCGTGCTCTCGTTCCACAAGAACAGCTTCGCGCGGCCGGACCAGCTCGTGATCTTCATCGGCAAGCAGGCCGCGACCATGAAGCTGCGGCCGGACCACAAGCTGGTCTATACCCGCACGTGGGACGACACGGCGACCCGGGTCAAGGGCGTGCAGCGGCTGATGCAGGACTTGGCCAAGCTGGCGGCCTGA
- a CDS encoding FAD assembly factor SdhE: MTSSAERPDTTRPAETIEVRRKRLTFRSWHRGTREADILLGRFADRHLPAFDAAQLDRYERLLELSDPDLYNWMSAREPVPPEHDNDVMRLLIAFNFKTTVA, from the coding sequence ATGACCAGCTCCGCCGAACGACCCGACACGACCAGGCCAGCAGAGACGATCGAGGTGCGGCGCAAGCGGCTGACCTTCCGGAGTTGGCACCGGGGAACCCGCGAGGCGGACATCCTGCTGGGCCGTTTCGCCGACCGGCACCTGCCGGCTTTTGATGCCGCGCAGCTGGACCGGTACGAGCGCCTCTTGGAACTGAGCGATCCCGATCTTTATAACTGGATGTCCGCGCGCGAGCCGGTTCCGCCGGAGCACGACAACGACGTGATGCGGCTGCTGATCGCGTTCAATTTCAAGACTACCGTCGCTTGA
- a CDS encoding SDR family NAD(P)-dependent oxidoreductase: MSTTDLSGHIAFVTGASGGLGRHFAITLARAGAKVALAARRPDALKAVAQEIESFDGRAIAVPLDVTDAASVRAAVEAAETELGPITVLVNNSGVTETVAALDQDEASWDRVLDTNLKGAWLVATEVARHMVRLGHGGSIINIASILGLRQGGQVTAYATSKAALVQLTKQLALELARYQIRVNALAPGYIETDINRDFFGTDAGKALIRRIPQRRLGQAADLDGPLLLLASDGSRYMTGSVLAVDGGHLVGSL; the protein is encoded by the coding sequence ATGAGCACGACAGACCTTTCCGGCCATATAGCCTTCGTCACCGGCGCGTCCGGCGGACTCGGGCGGCATTTCGCGATCACCCTGGCCCGGGCCGGCGCCAAGGTGGCCCTGGCGGCGCGGCGTCCGGACGCCTTGAAGGCCGTAGCCCAGGAAATCGAGAGTTTTGACGGGCGGGCGATCGCCGTGCCGCTCGACGTCACAGACGCGGCGTCGGTTCGCGCCGCCGTCGAGGCGGCCGAGACCGAGCTGGGGCCGATCACCGTGCTGGTGAACAATTCCGGCGTGACCGAGACGGTGGCGGCGCTCGACCAGGACGAGGCGTCCTGGGACCGGGTGCTCGATACCAACCTGAAGGGCGCCTGGCTGGTCGCGACCGAGGTGGCGCGGCACATGGTGCGGCTCGGCCATGGTGGCAGCATCATCAACATCGCGTCGATCCTCGGGCTGCGCCAGGGCGGGCAGGTCACCGCCTATGCGACGTCCAAGGCGGCGCTGGTCCAGCTGACCAAGCAGCTGGCGCTGGAGCTGGCGCGCTATCAGATCCGCGTCAACGCGCTGGCGCCCGGCTATATCGAGACCGACATCAACCGCGACTTCTTCGGCACCGATGCGGGCAAGGCCCTGATCCGGCGGATCCCGCAGCGGCGGCTGGGCCAGGCGGCGGACCTGGACGGGCCGCTGCTGCTGCTGGCGTCCGACGGCAGCCGCTACATGACCGGCAGCGTGCTGGCGGTCGATGGCGGCCATCTGGTCGGATCGCTCTAG
- a CDS encoding YaiI/YqxD family protein, translating into MLHIYVDADACPVKDEVYRVAERYRLKVTLVANSPFRVPFDERIRLVVVSGSFDAADDWIAENCGEGDIVVTADIPLASRCLKMGARVIGSTGKPFTDATIGQALAGRELSQHLRESGLITGGPAPLGKQDRSRFLQQLDQDIQAIRRSVGIK; encoded by the coding sequence GTGCTCCACATCTATGTCGATGCCGACGCCTGTCCGGTGAAGGACGAGGTCTATCGGGTTGCCGAACGGTACCGGCTGAAGGTCACGCTGGTGGCGAACAGCCCTTTCCGGGTGCCGTTCGACGAGCGGATCCGGCTGGTGGTCGTCAGCGGCTCCTTCGACGCCGCGGACGACTGGATCGCCGAGAATTGCGGCGAGGGCGACATCGTCGTCACCGCGGATATCCCGCTGGCGTCCCGCTGCCTGAAGATGGGCGCCCGGGTGATCGGTTCTACCGGCAAGCCCTTCACCGACGCCACCATCGGGCAGGCGCTGGCCGGGCGCGAGTTGAGCCAGCATCTTCGCGAGAGCGGGCTGATCACCGGCGGGCCGGCGCCGCTGGGAAAACAGGACCGTTCGCGCTTCCTCCAGCAACTCGACCAGGACATCCAGGCGATCCGGAGAAGCGTTGGAATCAAGTGA
- a CDS encoding substrate-binding domain-containing protein: MLTTLTRRRLFGALMAAGLCASSGLPAPAQDRFITVASTTSTEQSGLFGHILPIFKDKTGIDVRVVAQGTGQALETGRRGDADVVFVHDAKSEEKFVADGFAKKRDDVMYNDFVIVGPASDPAGIAGMKNVTGALEKIAAAKAPFASRGDDSGTHKAEQRLWQMAGVDVSGASSDWYRATGSGMGPTLNTSAAMNAYTLADRGTWLSFKNRGDLRILVEGDKRLFNQYGVMLVNPEKHPHVKVEAGVSFIDWLTSTEGQQAIAGYRIDGEQLFFPNADKAGS; the protein is encoded by the coding sequence ATGCTGACCACCCTGACGCGGCGGCGCCTGTTCGGCGCCCTGATGGCTGCGGGCCTGTGCGCGAGCTCCGGCCTGCCCGCCCCGGCGCAGGACCGATTCATCACGGTCGCGTCCACCACCTCGACCGAGCAGTCCGGCCTGTTCGGCCACATCCTGCCGATCTTCAAGGACAAAACCGGAATCGACGTGCGCGTCGTGGCCCAGGGCACCGGCCAGGCGTTGGAAACCGGCCGCAGGGGCGACGCCGACGTCGTGTTCGTCCACGACGCCAAGTCGGAGGAGAAGTTCGTCGCCGACGGCTTCGCCAAGAAGCGCGACGACGTGATGTACAACGACTTCGTCATCGTCGGCCCCGCATCGGACCCGGCCGGGATCGCGGGCATGAAGAACGTCACCGGGGCCTTGGAGAAGATCGCGGCCGCCAAGGCTCCGTTCGCCTCCCGCGGCGACGACAGCGGAACGCACAAGGCCGAGCAGCGGCTCTGGCAGATGGCCGGCGTGGACGTCTCCGGGGCATCGTCCGACTGGTACCGCGCCACCGGTTCCGGCATGGGGCCGACACTGAACACCAGCGCGGCGATGAACGCCTATACCTTGGCCGACCGAGGAACCTGGCTGAGCTTCAAGAACCGGGGGGATCTCCGAATCCTGGTCGAGGGTGACAAACGGCTGTTCAACCAGTATGGCGTCATGCTGGTCAATCCGGAGAAGCATCCGCATGTGAAGGTCGAGGCCGGCGTCAGCTTCATCGATTGGCTGACCTCGACCGAGGGACAGCAAGCCATCGCGGGCTACAGGATCGACGGCGAGCAGCTCTTCTTCCCGAACGCCGACAAGGCGGGAAGCTGA
- a CDS encoding acyl-CoA dehydrogenase family protein, which produces MDFTLSPEVEDYRLRVRDFVAQRILPLESDPASYDEHENIADAPLASLRAQAKEAGLWAPQMPKSRGGLGLGVVGMAALYEEMGRSIFGPVAFNAAAPDDGNMIVLEKVATEAQKERWLQPIVDGKVRSAFAMTEPMPGAGSDPSAMRTRAEWRGDRWVVNGHKWYITGAGVARHFILIARTSDDSRKGLSAFLFDADQPGWEIVRRIPIMGPEEHGGHCELRFDGLEIAPENVLMNIGDGLKLTQIRLGTARLTHCMRWLGMAKRATEIAATYVRERDSFGSKLHQHEGVQWLMGEAAMAIEVGRLLTMRAAWKLDQGDFARKEVSMAKIQVSETLHKAVDTAIQLCGARGYSKDTPLEWMYRYARQARLVDGASEVHKMVLSRFYMDEGMDFWGWR; this is translated from the coding sequence ATGGATTTCACGCTTTCCCCCGAGGTCGAGGATTACCGGCTCCGCGTCCGTGACTTCGTCGCCCAGCGCATCCTGCCGCTCGAGTCCGATCCGGCGAGCTACGACGAGCATGAGAACATCGCCGACGCTCCCCTGGCCAGCCTCCGTGCCCAGGCGAAGGAGGCCGGGCTGTGGGCGCCGCAGATGCCGAAGTCGCGGGGCGGCCTGGGTCTGGGCGTCGTCGGAATGGCGGCCCTGTACGAGGAGATGGGCCGGTCGATCTTCGGGCCGGTCGCGTTCAACGCCGCCGCTCCCGACGACGGCAACATGATCGTGCTGGAGAAGGTCGCGACCGAAGCCCAGAAGGAGCGCTGGCTCCAGCCGATCGTCGACGGGAAGGTCCGTTCCGCCTTCGCAATGACCGAGCCCATGCCGGGGGCCGGCTCCGATCCCTCGGCGATGAGGACCCGGGCCGAATGGCGCGGCGACCGCTGGGTCGTCAACGGCCACAAATGGTACATCACGGGGGCCGGGGTCGCCCGGCACTTCATCCTGATCGCGCGGACCTCCGACGATTCTCGGAAGGGACTCAGCGCCTTCCTGTTCGATGCCGACCAGCCCGGCTGGGAGATCGTCCGCCGCATCCCGATCATGGGACCGGAGGAGCATGGCGGCCATTGCGAACTGCGCTTCGACGGACTGGAGATCGCGCCCGAGAACGTTCTGATGAACATCGGCGACGGGTTGAAGCTGACCCAGATCCGGCTCGGCACCGCGCGCCTGACGCACTGCATGCGCTGGCTCGGCATGGCCAAGCGCGCGACCGAGATCGCCGCGACCTATGTCCGGGAGCGCGACAGCTTCGGCTCCAAGCTGCACCAGCACGAGGGCGTGCAGTGGCTGATGGGCGAGGCGGCCATGGCGATCGAGGTCGGGCGGCTGCTGACCATGCGGGCGGCGTGGAAGCTCGACCAGGGCGATTTCGCCCGGAAGGAGGTTTCCATGGCGAAGATCCAGGTCAGCGAAACCCTGCACAAGGCGGTGGACACGGCGATCCAGCTATGCGGGGCGAGGGGCTATTCCAAGGACACGCCGCTGGAGTGGATGTACCGCTATGCCCGGCAGGCCCGGCTGGTGGACGGGGCGTCGGAGGTCCACAAGATGGTGCTCAGCCGGTTCTACATGGACGAGGGCATGGATTTCTGGGGTTGGCGGTGA
- a CDS encoding helix-turn-helix transcriptional regulator: MSDLMNTQEVAAYLRIKERKIYDLVRQAAIPCTRVGGKWLFPKAQIDQWLKLSEPPAAERHAPAATAAPRVIAGSHDPFLEWCVSTSGCGLALLTGGSLDGLERLAAGQAAACGIHILSPETGDYNIPAIRSKLGDLDVVAIEWAWREQGLVVASGNPLGLSRIEDLATKKPRIAARPPASGARVLMDDLLDRAGIGWSDLPVAEHPARSELEVGLAILDGRADTGVAVRAVARQLRLDFVPLHRERYDLVMRRRDYFEPEMQALLAFARTEEAIAKSRDLLGYDISTFGKVWYNAP; this comes from the coding sequence ATGTCCGACTTGATGAACACCCAGGAGGTGGCAGCCTATCTTCGGATCAAGGAACGCAAGATCTATGATCTGGTCCGGCAGGCCGCCATCCCCTGCACCCGCGTCGGCGGCAAGTGGCTTTTCCCCAAAGCCCAGATCGACCAGTGGCTGAAGCTGAGCGAGCCTCCCGCTGCCGAGCGGCACGCTCCCGCCGCCACCGCCGCGCCCCGCGTGATCGCCGGGAGCCATGATCCGTTCCTGGAATGGTGCGTTTCCACGTCGGGCTGCGGGCTGGCCCTGCTGACCGGGGGCAGCCTGGACGGCCTGGAACGGCTGGCCGCCGGCCAAGCCGCCGCCTGCGGCATCCACATCCTCTCGCCGGAGACCGGCGACTACAACATTCCCGCGATCCGGAGCAAGCTCGGCGACCTCGACGTGGTGGCGATCGAGTGGGCATGGCGGGAGCAAGGCTTGGTGGTCGCCTCCGGCAATCCGCTCGGCCTGTCCCGGATCGAGGATCTCGCGACGAAGAAGCCGCGCATCGCGGCGCGACCGCCGGCTTCGGGTGCCCGCGTGCTGATGGATGATCTGCTGGACCGCGCCGGCATCGGCTGGAGCGACCTCCCCGTCGCCGAGCATCCCGCCCGGAGCGAGCTGGAAGTCGGTCTCGCGATCCTCGACGGCCGTGCCGACACCGGGGTGGCGGTCCGCGCGGTGGCACGGCAACTTCGTCTGGATTTCGTGCCGCTCCACCGCGAACGTTACGACCTCGTGATGCGCCGGCGGGATTATTTCGAACCCGAAATGCAGGCGCTGCTTGCCTTCGCCCGGACGGAGGAGGCGATCGCCAAGTCCCGGGACCTTCTCGGCTACGATATCTCGACTTTCGGCAAGGTCTGGTACAACGCTCCCTGA
- a CDS encoding methyl-accepting chemotaxis protein, producing MSAWARLSNIPIALRISGGFALLLVLLGTLSFFADRNAAETTAGIARLRSVSDAATVSGLLSIDMEGARGALTQYALTEADGDLAAANHALEVLGAAIATLDAAALDADAALVGRIAKAAEAHDAAARQSVAAVSERRIGVSALVKASTGLGTTTSAIVGTAVRDGKAEVTELAVKLAEAGQASALAATRYVSSRNPADAGIAVKEAERFSETLAGFAAATTESRRLQRFAAALPAILDEYRKALDGVVSATDRFAAAGAERIRAAEALGTAIGQLRQASTDGQDRTFSQMTEAAEQARALGLAVAGGALLIGIVMAFLIARSITRPIRSLSSIMGQLAGNDLSVEVGFTRRGDEIGGMARAVETFKANGLEVRRLQAEQEEIKRRSEAERKADLIRLADGFEANVKGVVDAVSSAATEMERSAGAMSRTAESASHQAVIVAAASEQATTNVNTVAGAAEELSASIQEISRQMSTSLRITAQAVQDAERTDALMRGLTDAAHEIGQVIELINSIAGQTNLLALNATIEAARAGEAGKGFTVVASEVKALASQTERATGEIQAKVLEIQQATGNAAGAIQGIARTIGQINEISSSVAAAVEQQNAATGDISRNVQQAAAGTQQVSGNIAGVSQASSETGAAAGQVLDAAGSLALEAERLRGEVARFLADVRCA from the coding sequence ATGTCAGCCTGGGCAAGACTTTCGAATATTCCGATAGCGTTGCGGATCTCGGGCGGATTCGCCCTTCTGCTCGTGCTGCTGGGAACCTTGTCGTTCTTCGCCGACCGGAACGCCGCGGAGACGACCGCCGGCATCGCCCGGCTACGGTCGGTCAGCGACGCGGCCACCGTCTCGGGCTTGCTGTCGATCGACATGGAAGGGGCCCGCGGGGCCCTGACGCAATATGCGCTGACGGAAGCCGACGGCGATCTGGCAGCCGCGAACCACGCGCTGGAGGTGCTGGGCGCCGCCATCGCGACGCTCGACGCCGCGGCGCTGGACGCGGACGCGGCCCTGGTCGGCCGCATCGCGAAGGCCGCGGAAGCCCACGACGCCGCGGCCCGCCAGAGCGTCGCCGCGGTGTCGGAGCGGCGCATCGGCGTCTCGGCCCTGGTCAAGGCTTCCACCGGCCTGGGCACCACCACGTCCGCGATCGTCGGCACGGCGGTGCGGGACGGCAAGGCCGAGGTCACGGAACTGGCGGTGAAGCTGGCCGAGGCCGGGCAGGCGAGCGCCCTGGCGGCGACGCGCTATGTCTCGTCGCGCAATCCCGCCGACGCCGGGATCGCCGTCAAGGAGGCCGAGCGGTTCTCCGAGACCCTGGCAGGATTCGCGGCGGCGACCACCGAAAGCCGCCGGCTCCAGCGGTTCGCCGCCGCCCTGCCGGCGATCCTGGACGAATACCGGAAGGCGCTGGACGGCGTCGTCTCGGCGACTGACCGGTTCGCGGCGGCGGGTGCCGAGCGGATCCGCGCCGCCGAGGCCCTGGGGACCGCCATCGGGCAGCTGCGCCAGGCCAGCACCGACGGCCAGGACCGGACCTTCTCCCAGATGACCGAGGCCGCGGAGCAGGCGCGGGCGCTGGGGCTGGCCGTGGCGGGGGGTGCGCTGCTGATCGGGATCGTCATGGCTTTCCTGATCGCCCGCAGCATCACCCGGCCGATCCGGTCGCTCAGCTCCATCATGGGGCAGCTGGCGGGCAACGACCTGTCGGTCGAGGTCGGTTTCACCCGGCGGGGCGACGAGATCGGCGGGATGGCGCGGGCGGTCGAGACCTTCAAGGCCAATGGCCTGGAAGTGAGGCGGCTGCAGGCGGAGCAGGAGGAGATCAAGCGCCGGAGCGAGGCGGAGCGCAAGGCCGACCTGATAAGGCTGGCCGACGGGTTCGAGGCGAACGTCAAGGGCGTGGTCGACGCGGTGTCGTCCGCAGCGACCGAGATGGAGCGCAGCGCCGGGGCCATGTCGAGGACGGCGGAGTCGGCTTCGCACCAGGCGGTGATCGTCGCCGCGGCTTCTGAGCAGGCGACCACCAACGTCAACACGGTCGCGGGCGCCGCGGAGGAGCTGTCCGCCTCGATCCAGGAGATCAGCCGGCAGATGTCCACCTCGCTGAGGATCACCGCCCAGGCGGTCCAGGACGCCGAGCGGACCGACGCCCTGATGCGCGGCCTGACCGACGCTGCCCACGAGATCGGGCAGGTGATCGAGTTGATCAATTCCATCGCCGGGCAGACCAACCTGCTGGCGCTGAACGCCACGATCGAGGCCGCGCGGGCCGGGGAGGCCGGCAAGGGCTTCACGGTGGTGGCCAGCGAGGTCAAGGCGCTGGCGTCCCAGACCGAGCGGGCGACCGGGGAGATCCAGGCCAAGGTGCTGGAGATCCAGCAGGCGACCGGCAATGCCGCGGGGGCCATCCAGGGGATCGCGCGGACGATCGGCCAGATCAACGAGATCTCCTCCAGCGTGGCGGCGGCGGTCGAGCAGCAGAACGCGGCGACCGGCGACATATCGCGCAACGTCCAGCAGGCAGCCGCCGGGACGCAGCAGGTGTCCGGCAACATCGCCGGGGTCTCCCAGGCGTCGAGCGAGACCGGGGCGGCTGCGGGGCAGGTGCTCGATGCGGCGGGAAGCCTCGCCCTGGAGGCGGAGCGGCTGCGCGGCGAAGTGGCCCGCTTTCTCGCGGACGTCCGCTGCGCCTGA